The genomic region TCACTAGAACGTAATCGGGTAGAAATTATTGAGGCTATTGAGCCAAACAAGACAGAACCCACAATTGCAGCAAAGATAATTATCGGAATGGTAATTGGAGTAAATTCAATTGATTCAAAAAATACAGGATACCCAACAAGTGCAATCAATGATGCACTTACCAACCCTACAATTCCAATAGTGCAAATATTACTTAAAATATAATCAGATCGTGTAAATGGACCAGACATTATTTGCTCAAACATACCATGTCTTCTATCATTCCAAATTATTATTCCTGAAATAAGAGTACTATTCATAATATTGAATCCAATCATACCAGTTGCCAAAAATGTAGGATAGCTGATATTTTTGTCACCAAAAGGAACTTGATCAATTAATGATGTGTATGCATAACCTGCAACAAAGATGTAAATTAAAGGAAAAATTACTTGCCAGATTAAAAATCCAGGATTAATTGATATTGTTAAGTTTCTATTAACAAGCCTAATTATTGGATGCATTATCACTCACCATTTTTAAAAATATCTCTTCTAGATTTGTAGGAACCGCTGAAAGATCTTCTATCTCAATTTTATTTTCATTTAGAATTCGTAGAACTTGTAATAAAACTAATTCAGATTGTTCTGAATGTATTATTATGTTAGTTCCATTATCAAAATCAATTTTGCAGTCAATGATTCCCTCAAGAATTGTTGTTATTTTATTTTGTTTTTCAAGTAAATGAATTTTTATTGTTTTTTTATTTCCAAATCTATTTTTTAGTGCCTCAGGTGTATCTACTGTAAGAATTTTTCCTTTATCAATTATAGCTATTTCATCACAAAGATATTCAGCTTCACTTAGAATATGTGTAGTATAAAATATTGTAAGACCTGTTTTAGCTTTGTTTTTTAAAAAATCTAATAATTTTCTTCTAGCACTAGGATCTAATCCTACAGTTGGTTCATCAAGGAATAAAAGTTCCATATCATGCATAAATTCACGAGCTACCTGAACTCGTCTTCTTTGACCAATAGAGAGATCCTCATTTCTTTTCTTACGAATATCAATAAGATCAAAATCTTTTAGGAGTTCTTCTCTTCTTTTTTTACGTTCATTTTTTGGAACATTCCACATCATGCCATATTTATCAAGAGATTTTTCAACCGTTAATGTCGGTTCGTAGCTAGGTTGTTGCAAAACTACTCCAATTTTATGACGAACCTGTAAAGGATTTTCAATTGCGTTTATTCCTAAAATTGTCAGAGAACCATTTGACGGCGGAATTAATGTAGTTAAAAGTTTGATAGTAGTTGATTTACCTGCACCATTTGGACCCAAAAAT from Nitrosarchaeum sp. harbors:
- a CDS encoding ABC transporter permease, with amino-acid sequence MHPIIRLVNRNLTISINPGFLIWQVIFPLIYIFVAGYAYTSLIDQVPFGDKNISYPTFLATGMIGFNIMNSTLISGIIIWNDRRHGMFEQIMSGPFTRSDYILSNICTIGIVGLVSASLIALVGYPVFFESIEFTPITIPIIIFAAIVGSVLFGSIASIISTRLRSSEGFNVIINTVFLFFAFVSTAFYPSSGSPEPLRTIFYLNPLTYLVDVIRGGIFGNITEFVIIEMGVLVVLATVLFIIATKLLTKLDF
- a CDS encoding ABC transporter ATP-binding protein, with translation MSCIVVEHLSKSYGTLTAVDDIVLAVKSGKVFGFLGPNGAGKSTTIKLLTTLIPPSNGSLTILGINAIENPLQVRHKIGVVLQQPSYEPTLTVEKSLDKYGMMWNVPKNERKKRREELLKDFDLIDIRKKRNEDLSIGQRRRVQVAREFMHDMELLFLDEPTVGLDPSARRKLLDFLKNKAKTGLTIFYTTHILSEAEYLCDEIAIIDKGKILTVDTPEALKNRFGNKKTIKIHLLEKQNKITTILEGIIDCKIDFDNGTNIIIHSEQSELVLLQVLRILNENKIEIEDLSAVPTNLEEIFLKMVSDNASNN